The following DNA comes from Acidobacteriota bacterium.
AAATTCAGCGAGATGTCCATCGAAAACCGGCGATTCGTCAAGATTGAGAGTTCATGCCGTCGACCAGCCCCAGGAGCGAGTGCGGTTCGCTGAGGTCGGTCAGGACGATCTCCGCGCCGCAGCCTTCCAGCTCGTCCCGCGGAGTCCACCCGCTCGCCACGGCCACCGCCCGGGCGCCGGCCGCGCGGGCGGCCCGGACGTCCCGCGGCGTGTCCCCCACCACCAGGACCCGCCGCGGCGGGATTCCCAGCGCCCCGATCCGGCGCACCGCCGCTCGCGCGATGTCCCGCCGATCGAGCCCGTCCTCGCCGAAGCCGCCCGGCCGGTCGGCCAGGTGGTCCAGGCCGAACGGGGCGAGCTTGATCCGTGCGGCACGCCGGAAGTTGCCGGTGAGCAGCCCGACCGAGATCTGCCGGCGAGCCTCGAGTTGCGCGAGCAGGGCGCCGACCCCGGGCAGCAGCCGCCGTTCCGCCGCCCGCATCTCTTCTTCCAGGAATCGGACGTAGGCCTCGAGGAGCTCGGGGAACCGCTCGCCGGGCCGCCGCCCGAGGGCGGTCGCCAGCGCGAGCGTGATCCC
Coding sequences within:
- a CDS encoding HAD family hydrolase, which encodes MPRADTLRAMGALRAAVLFDVDGTLIDARGAGRRALARAASVAFAVPERAAGEALAAIDFRGATDRGITLALATALGRRPGERFPELLEAYVRFLEEEMRAAERRLLPGVGALLAQLEARRQISVGLLTGNFRRAARIKLAPFGLDHLADRPGGFGEDGLDRRDIARAAVRRIGALGIPPRRVLVVGDTPRDVRAARAAGARAVAVASGWTPRDELEGCGAEIVLTDLSEPHSLLGLVDGMNSQS